The proteins below come from a single Bacteroidia bacterium genomic window:
- a CDS encoding ABC transporter permease, protein MKFNFISSIINPNKRIDVALQTIVDANTKQSFWATVKKQFRKNRIAVYSLRVIIFLVVIAVFADFLANEKPLAAKYKGEIYFPVCRSYAVDLGIAEWPACFQNVEWKKLNYDWVVFPPVPYLPKNIDENNVHSISPFATQNVKSRSWRHWLGTDELGHDILAAMIHGTRIALLVGVVSMSIASFIGILLGALAGYFGDERLKMARGKLIFNCLFLVLALFYGFGSRSYILGDALADSFSSFLLQLLISFIIMAFIIFIGSMVSGVLGFIPYFAKKINIPVDIVVSRIIEIMLSIPTLFLIIAISALVTKPSVFIVMAIIGLTSWTSIARFIRAELLKVRSLEYIEAAHALGYSENRIIFKHAIPNALSPVLIAIAFGIASAILTEAILSFLGIGVPAETLTWGALLAAARQSPTAWWLAIFPGFAIFITVTVYNLVGEGLTDALDPRQKK, encoded by the coding sequence ATGAAATTTAATTTTATATCTTCAATTATAAATCCGAACAAACGTATTGACGTTGCGCTGCAAACTATTGTAGACGCTAATACTAAACAAAGTTTTTGGGCAACCGTAAAAAAACAATTTCGTAAAAATAGGATTGCGGTTTATTCCCTTCGTGTTATTATTTTCTTAGTAGTGATTGCTGTGTTCGCCGATTTTTTAGCGAATGAAAAACCGCTTGCCGCGAAATACAAAGGTGAAATTTATTTTCCAGTATGTCGCTCCTATGCAGTGGATTTAGGCATCGCCGAATGGCCTGCTTGTTTTCAAAATGTGGAATGGAAAAAATTAAATTACGATTGGGTCGTTTTCCCCCCTGTACCTTACCTTCCCAAAAATATTGACGAAAACAATGTGCATTCCATCAGCCCATTTGCAACTCAAAATGTAAAATCTCGGAGCTGGCGGCATTGGCTTGGTACAGATGAATTGGGGCACGATATTTTAGCTGCGATGATACACGGCACGCGTATTGCCTTACTGGTAGGTGTTGTTTCAATGAGTATCGCATCTTTTATCGGCATTTTGCTCGGAGCCCTTGCAGGCTATTTTGGAGACGAACGTTTAAAAATGGCGCGCGGAAAATTAATTTTCAATTGCCTGTTTCTTGTACTCGCTTTGTTCTATGGGTTTGGTAGTCGCAGTTATATTTTGGGGGATGCTTTGGCTGATTCCTTCAGCAGTTTTTTACTACAATTATTGATTTCTTTTATTATTATGGCGTTCATTATTTTTATCGGAAGCATGGTAAGCGGAGTGCTTGGCTTTATTCCTTATTTCGCTAAAAAAATAAATATCCCTGTGGACATTGTCGTATCGCGGATCATCGAGATAATGCTTTCCATTCCCACTTTATTTTTAATCATTGCCATATCCGCACTGGTTACAAAACCTTCTGTCTTTATTGTGATGGCGATTATCGGTTTAACTTCTTGGACGAGCATTGCGCGTTTTATTCGCGCCGAATTATTGAAAGTAAGAAGTTTGGAATACATCGAAGCCGCCCATGCATTGGGTTATTCCGAAAACAGAATTATTTTTAAACACGCTATTCCGAATGCACTTTCGCCGGTACTTATTGCCATTGCATTTGGTATTGCAAGCGCTATTTTAACAGAAGCCATTCTTTCTTTTCTCGGAATCGGAGTACCCGCCGAAACACTTACTTGGGGTGCTTTACTTGCAGCAGCACGTCAATCACCAACAGCTTGGTGGCTTGCTATTTTCCCTGGTTTTGCTATTTTTATCACGGTAACGGTTTACAACCTCGTGGGCGAAGGCTTGACAGACGCTTTGGATCCAAGACAAAAAAAATAG
- a CDS encoding ABC transporter permease subunit: MLKYVLKRVLIFIPTILAISLLTFIISINAPGDPVDSMLNKNSSGGEGQVADKLSNEKAYIDLRHKLGLDLPLFYFSITNATASDTLYKVPKASRRVNLDRLSYMYGNWSDVSKYYGQIQKFENALYAMPKTAENVEAINKAKDYINSLYENYDDAKLKTIFSNIDFLFSNTPSFLNIIGPYNAVKNALTDMQLNKSVWKRYIPVIDFFGINNQYHLWMFGDKPWYSSLPWVNDSQIRYRSKGFVRGDFGISYQDKRPVSSVIWSAMEWTMLISSISIILAYLIAIPLGIKSAVSKGSRSEKVITTGLFILYSLPTFWIATILIIFFCGGDWFSWFPSPGAPPIPSDAPILYQFSQMAYRLALPIFCWTYGSLAFISRQMRGGMLSVIGQDYIRTARAKGLSEKVVIRKHALRNSMIPIITLFASVFPAMISGSFVIEYIFSIPGMGKISYDALLARNYPIIFTVMMFTAILTLAGTLLSDILYAVVDPRISFSNKRK, translated from the coding sequence ATGCTAAAATACGTTTTAAAAAGAGTCCTCATTTTTATTCCGACTATTTTAGCAATCTCTTTGCTTACCTTTATTATCAGCATCAATGCGCCTGGAGATCCAGTGGATAGCATGTTGAATAAAAATTCGAGCGGAGGAGAAGGACAAGTTGCAGATAAACTTTCTAATGAAAAAGCGTACATTGATTTACGACATAAATTAGGATTAGATTTACCACTTTTCTATTTCTCGATAACCAACGCCACAGCCTCCGATACGCTCTATAAAGTTCCGAAAGCTTCCCGCAGAGTAAACTTAGATCGCCTCTCGTATATGTACGGCAATTGGAGCGATGTGTCCAAATACTACGGACAAATTCAGAAATTTGAAAACGCGCTTTACGCGATGCCGAAAACAGCGGAAAACGTAGAAGCCATCAATAAAGCAAAAGATTACATTAATTCGCTGTATGAAAATTACGACGATGCTAAACTGAAAACTATTTTTTCCAACATCGATTTCCTTTTTTCAAATACACCCTCTTTCCTTAATATTATTGGTCCTTACAACGCTGTAAAAAATGCCTTAACGGATATGCAACTGAATAAATCCGTTTGGAAAAGATACATTCCCGTAATTGATTTTTTCGGAATCAATAACCAATATCATCTGTGGATGTTTGGCGATAAACCTTGGTATTCATCGCTTCCGTGGGTAAATGATTCTCAAATACGTTATCGCAGCAAAGGTTTTGTAAGAGGCGATTTCGGGATTTCCTATCAAGATAAACGTCCTGTTAGTTCTGTTATTTGGAGTGCGATGGAATGGACAATGTTAATCAGTAGTATTTCTATTATTTTAGCTTATTTGATTGCTATTCCTTTAGGTATTAAATCGGCTGTTAGCAAAGGCTCTCGTTCCGAAAAAGTAATTACAACTGGACTCTTTATTTTATATTCCTTGCCCACCTTTTGGATTGCAACTATTCTCATTATATTTTTCTGCGGTGGCGACTGGTTTTCGTGGTTCCCATCTCCCGGTGCTCCTCCTATTCCGAGTGATGCCCCAATTTTATATCAATTTTCACAAATGGCTTACCGTTTAGCTTTGCCTATATTTTGTTGGACGTATGGTTCTTTGGCATTCATCTCTCGCCAAATGCGTGGCGGAATGTTGAGTGTTATCGGACAAGATTATATCCGCACAGCACGTGCAAAAGGATTAAGCGAAAAAGTTGTTATTAGAAAACATGCCTTACGTAATTCGATGATTCCAATCATTACTTTGTTTGCCAGTGTTTTTCCGGCAATGATTTCTGGTTCATTTGTTATTGAGTACATTTTCTCTATTCCTGGAATGGGAAAAATAAGTTACGACGCGCTTTTAGCCAGAAATTATCCAATCATTTTTACTGTCATGATGTTTACTGCTATTTTAACTTTAGCAGGAACTTTATTGTCCGATATTTTATACGCCGTAGTGGATCCGAGAATTTCTTTCTCTAATAAACGAAAATAA
- a CDS encoding ABC transporter substrate-binding protein: protein MNKNLFFVVAASASVAFLASCGSGYKKDNSQVIIHELSDPDMLNPIDYSDAGAGYIINNIFQPLVAPSFGDLKPVPVLAESRPTLKKTADGKLLITYRIRPEAKWDNGTQITAKDVEFTLKAIKNPRVSDQPNKSYYEFISDFKFYPEDPLKFTLVCDHVYILAEPSSGDYSILPRYMYDPKGLLDKYTVKQMTSDAASISNDPNIVDFATDFNSEKRMRDPNFISGSGAYKLAQWATGQRVVLERKKNWWGDKLKDLNCYFQAYPSQLTYQTINDMTSAIVALKAGNLDVMYSIKPKDFKDLPQSSKIVDNFNTYTPTMLAYSYIGINVTRPKFADVETRQALAHLCDIPKMIKDVMYGLASPVIGPVHPSDSLDYNHDIQPYDYNIAEAKALLSKAGWKDSDGDGTLDKTINGEKVPLEINFLVNAGNDSRKQVALMFQEEARKVGIKVNVISQDWSVFLDNTKKHNFDMFCGAWIASPVPNDFKQIFSTESTRNGGSNYTNFGNAKSDALIDSIRVELDPVKRAVMYKEFQVILHDQVSYIFLWSPTERMAIQKRFTNANPSVLRPGFWEAGFKLKNVQ, encoded by the coding sequence TTGAATAAAAATTTATTTTTCGTTGTTGCAGCTTCAGCCTCTGTGGCATTTTTAGCTTCGTGCGGTTCGGGTTATAAAAAAGATAACTCACAAGTAATTATTCATGAATTATCGGATCCAGATATGTTGAATCCGATTGACTATTCGGATGCTGGCGCGGGATACATTATTAATAATATTTTTCAACCTTTGGTAGCACCAAGTTTTGGAGATTTAAAACCGGTTCCTGTTTTGGCGGAAAGTCGCCCGACACTTAAAAAAACGGCTGATGGGAAATTGCTTATTACGTATCGTATTCGTCCGGAAGCCAAATGGGACAACGGAACGCAGATTACTGCGAAAGATGTGGAATTTACGTTGAAAGCGATAAAAAATCCAAGAGTAAGTGATCAACCTAATAAATCGTATTATGAATTTATCAGCGATTTCAAATTTTATCCAGAAGACCCTTTGAAATTTACCTTAGTGTGCGATCATGTTTACATTTTGGCAGAGCCGTCCAGCGGCGATTATTCAATACTTCCAAGATACATGTATGATCCCAAAGGATTGTTGGATAAATACACTGTAAAACAAATGACCTCTGATGCAGCAAGCATTTCCAACGATCCTAACATTGTTGATTTCGCAACGGATTTTAATTCGGAAAAAAGAATGCGCGATCCTAATTTTATCAGTGGAAGCGGAGCATATAAATTAGCGCAATGGGCAACTGGACAACGCGTAGTATTGGAAAGAAAAAAAAATTGGTGGGGCGATAAATTAAAAGATTTGAATTGCTATTTTCAAGCCTATCCATCTCAACTTACGTATCAAACAATTAACGATATGACGAGTGCCATCGTGGCTTTAAAAGCCGGTAATTTGGATGTCATGTATTCCATCAAACCAAAAGATTTTAAAGATCTTCCGCAATCTTCTAAAATTGTTGATAATTTTAATACCTACACGCCTACCATGCTTGCGTATAGCTACATTGGGATAAATGTAACGCGTCCGAAATTTGCAGATGTGGAAACGCGACAGGCTTTGGCGCATTTGTGCGATATTCCCAAAATGATAAAAGATGTGATGTACGGATTGGCATCGCCTGTTATCGGGCCAGTTCATCCGTCGGATTCCTTGGATTACAATCACGATATACAACCATACGATTATAACATTGCGGAAGCAAAAGCATTGTTATCAAAAGCAGGTTGGAAAGACAGCGATGGCGACGGAACCTTAGACAAAACAATCAATGGAGAAAAAGTGCCTTTGGAAATTAATTTTTTGGTGAATGCTGGTAATGATAGTCGGAAACAAGTGGCGTTGATGTTTCAAGAAGAAGCTCGAAAAGTAGGAATAAAGGTAAATGTGATTTCTCAAGATTGGTCAGTTTTCCTCGACAACACCAAGAAACACAATTTCGATATGTTTTGTGGCGCATGGATTGCTTCGCCGGTTCCGAACGATTTCAAACAAATTTTTAGCACAGAATCTACCCGAAATGGTGGTTCGAATTATACTAATTTTGGAAATGCAAAATCTGATGCCTTGATTGATTCCATTCGAGTAGAATTGGATCCTGTAAAACGTGCGGTGATGTACAAAGAGTTTCAAGTGATTTTGCACGATCAAGTTTCGTACATATTTTTATGGTCCCCAACGGAACGTATGGCAATTCAAAAAAGATTTACAAACGCCAACCCTTCTGTTCTTCGCCCTGGTTTTTGGGAAGCAGGTTTCAAATTAAAAAATGTTCAGTAA
- a CDS encoding DEAD/DEAH box helicase, whose amino-acid sequence MNAFEKLGIDSQTLKAVAELGFETPSAIQEQAIPVLITGTADFVGLAQTGTGKTAAFGLPIVHLVNFSVKDTQALILCPTRELCLQITRDLQSFSKYKSGANIVAIYGGASIETQTREINRGAHIIVATPGRMVDMIKRKRINLKSIKITVLDEADEMLNMGFKEDLDLILSQTPSDKNTWLFSATMPSEVSRIAKNYMTNPHEISVGKKNQGADNIEHQYYVVHARDKYLTLKRIADYNPEIFAIVFCRTKIETQEVADQLIKDGYNADALHGDLSQSQRDHVMKRYRSRSLQMLVATDVAARGIDVNNVTHVINYNLPDEIENYTHRSGRTARAGKSGVSIVIINMREMGKIRIIEKIIGKRFTQAKIPNGFEVCEKQLFHLVNKVRNVDVNEKEIEKYLPKIYEELNDISKEELIKRFISEEFNRFLEYYRNAPDLNTDGQRGGPERTINKNAKRFFVNIGRLDGLEGEDMKKYFSDTANIEQNLILSADVKNSFSFIEVDEKAADTLVAAFGNQSYNGRPVKIEVAARSEWKERAPREGGGGYGGGGGRREYGGGGRSYGGNSRGGERSSGGGGGYAKKSYGKSDSGSGGYAKKSYGGGDRGERKYSDAPKKEYAAPSEKRSSESSDRKDNFRKKRPRKSF is encoded by the coding sequence ATGAACGCATTTGAGAAATTAGGAATTGATTCACAAACATTAAAAGCCGTAGCAGAACTGGGATTCGAAACTCCCTCCGCCATACAAGAACAAGCCATCCCAGTATTGATTACAGGAACCGCCGATTTCGTCGGATTGGCTCAAACAGGCACCGGTAAAACAGCCGCTTTTGGCTTGCCAATAGTACACTTAGTCAATTTCAGTGTAAAAGATACACAAGCATTAATACTTTGCCCCACACGCGAATTGTGCCTTCAAATCACACGCGATTTACAAAGTTTTTCGAAATACAAAAGTGGAGCCAACATCGTTGCCATTTACGGCGGCGCCAGCATCGAAACCCAAACTCGCGAAATTAATAGAGGCGCTCATATCATTGTGGCTACTCCGGGTAGAATGGTGGATATGATTAAACGCAAAAGGATTAATCTGAAAAGCATAAAAATTACTGTTTTAGATGAAGCCGATGAAATGTTAAACATGGGTTTTAAAGAAGATTTAGATTTGATTTTATCTCAAACTCCTTCCGATAAAAATACATGGCTTTTCTCTGCCACGATGCCTTCTGAGGTATCCCGAATTGCAAAAAATTACATGACTAATCCGCACGAAATTAGTGTGGGTAAAAAGAATCAAGGTGCTGATAACATTGAACATCAATATTATGTAGTGCATGCGCGCGATAAATATTTAACCTTGAAACGTATTGCCGATTACAATCCTGAAATTTTCGCGATTGTATTTTGTCGTACTAAAATTGAAACGCAAGAAGTGGCGGATCAATTGATAAAAGACGGTTACAATGCCGATGCTTTGCACGGAGATTTATCGCAATCGCAACGCGATCACGTAATGAAACGTTACCGCAGTCGTTCGCTTCAAATGCTTGTTGCAACGGATGTTGCCGCACGCGGAATTGATGTGAACAATGTTACACACGTTATCAATTACAACCTTCCGGACGAAATTGAAAATTATACTCATCGTAGTGGACGTACTGCAAGAGCGGGAAAATCAGGTGTTTCCATCGTTATCATCAACATGAGAGAGATGGGAAAAATTCGCATCATCGAAAAAATAATCGGAAAACGTTTTACGCAAGCAAAAATTCCGAATGGCTTCGAAGTCTGTGAAAAACAACTGTTCCACCTTGTAAATAAAGTTCGGAACGTAGATGTAAATGAAAAAGAAATCGAAAAATATTTACCGAAAATTTATGAAGAATTAAACGACATCAGCAAAGAAGAATTAATAAAACGCTTTATTTCAGAGGAGTTTAATCGCTTTTTGGAATATTACCGCAATGCGCCGGATTTGAATACTGACGGACAACGCGGCGGACCAGAACGTACGATTAATAAAAACGCAAAACGTTTCTTCGTAAACATTGGTAGATTAGACGGTTTGGAGGGCGAAGACATGAAAAAATATTTTTCGGACACCGCAAATATTGAGCAAAATTTAATTTTAAGTGCAGACGTAAAAAATAGTTTTTCGTTTATTGAAGTAGATGAAAAAGCAGCAGATACCTTGGTAGCAGCTTTCGGTAACCAAAGTTACAATGGCAGACCAGTAAAAATAGAAGTAGCAGCACGTTCCGAATGGAAAGAAAGAGCTCCGAGAGAAGGCGGCGGCGGTTATGGTGGTGGCGGAGGTCGTAGAGAGTACGGCGGTGGTGGAAGATCGTACGGTGGAAATTCAAGAGGAGGAGAAAGAAGCAGTGGTGGTGGCGGAGGTTATGCGAAAAAAAGCTACGGCAAAAGCGATTCTGGAAGCGGTGGTTATGCGAAAAAAAGCTACGGTGGCGGTGATAGAGGAGAACGTAAATATTCGGATGCACCAAAAAAAGAATATGCAGCTCCTTCTGAAAAAAGAAGTTCAGAATCATCGGATAGAAAAGATAATTTCCGCAAAAAACGTCCGAGAAAAAGTTTCTAA
- a CDS encoding GNAT family N-acetyltransferase, with protein MHWKYKSFDELTKYELYFLLALRAEIFVVEQEIAYQDLDQKDFSSFHLLGTNTVGDLIAYARILPAGISYPEISIGRVVVSNKYRAKGLGRTLMNQCFQYIEQQYGNVPIRISAQVYLEKFYQSLGFKNQSDSYMEDGIPHVEMLRE; from the coding sequence ATTCACTGGAAATACAAATCGTTCGACGAATTAACGAAGTACGAATTGTATTTCCTGCTTGCTTTACGCGCCGAGATTTTTGTGGTGGAACAAGAAATTGCGTACCAAGATTTAGATCAAAAAGATTTTTCTTCCTTTCATTTATTGGGCACAAATACTGTCGGCGATTTAATCGCGTACGCGCGCATTTTGCCTGCCGGAATTTCCTATCCAGAAATCTCCATCGGCAGAGTTGTTGTTTCAAATAAATACCGTGCAAAAGGATTAGGAAGAACTTTGATGAATCAATGTTTTCAATACATTGAGCAACAATATGGAAATGTTCCTATTCGTATTTCTGCACAAGTTTACCTCGAAAAATTTTATCAATCGTTGGGATTTAAAAACCAAAGTGATTCCTATATGGAAGATGGAATTCCGCATGTAGAAATGCTCCGCGAATAA
- a CDS encoding ABC transporter permease yields the protein MRIFYDLGRYYIMMGRVFKKPEKYSIYRKQILIEIDKLGVGSLGIVAIISFFMGAVITIQAAFGFTSPWVPIYAIGLTTRDSIILEFSPTIVSLILAGKVGSNIASEIGTMKVTEQVDALEIMGINSAGYLILPKIIATVFINPFLILISMALGIFGGWICGIGTHVVTSYQYVYGVQYDFNPFNIVYALIKTMVFAFIITTVSAYHGYYTEGGALEVGRSSTKAVVYSSILILVFNFILTQLLLA from the coding sequence ATGCGGATTTTTTACGATTTAGGAAGATATTATATAATGATGGGCAGGGTTTTTAAAAAGCCCGAAAAATATTCTATTTACCGCAAGCAAATCCTTATAGAAATTGACAAACTCGGCGTTGGTTCCTTGGGTATTGTTGCCATCATTTCTTTTTTTATGGGCGCGGTTATTACCATTCAAGCTGCTTTCGGATTTACAAGTCCGTGGGTGCCCATTTACGCCATTGGTTTAACCACGCGCGATTCCATTATTCTCGAATTTTCTCCTACCATTGTCAGTTTAATTTTAGCCGGAAAAGTAGGTTCCAATATTGCGTCTGAAATTGGTACGATGAAAGTAACAGAGCAAGTAGATGCACTTGAAATAATGGGAATTAACTCTGCCGGATATTTAATTTTACCGAAAATTATCGCTACCGTTTTTATCAATCCATTTTTGATTTTAATTAGTATGGCGCTCGGTATTTTTGGCGGCTGGATTTGCGGAATTGGCACGCACGTGGTAACTTCTTATCAATATGTGTATGGCGTTCAGTATGATTTTAATCCTTTTAACATTGTCTACGCGCTCATCAAAACAATGGTTTTTGCGTTTATTATTACAACGGTTTCTGCGTACCACGGTTATTATACCGAAGGCGGAGCCTTGGAAGTAGGACGTTCCAGCACAAAAGCGGTAGTGTACAGCAGCATTTTAATTTTGGTTTTCAATTTTATTTTAACCCAATTGTTGTTGGCATGA
- a CDS encoding ATP-binding cassette domain-containing protein encodes MIEIKNISKAFAGREVLKDISFTFKQGKTNLIIGESGSGKTVLMKCMVGLHKIDKGEVLYNNRSFFELRFDDKKSIRKEIGMLFQGGALFDSQTVEENVVFPLSMFTDMSESEKRDRANFCLSRVNLVNANNRYPSEISGGMKKRVAIARAIAMQPKYLFCDEPNSGLDPRTSIVIDNLIKEITEEYNITTIVITHDMNSVMEIGDHIMFIYQGAKWWEGTNKEILSATNPELIDFVYASKFMKELRKL; translated from the coding sequence ATGATAGAAATAAAAAATATTTCCAAAGCATTTGCCGGCAGAGAAGTGTTGAAAGATATTTCCTTCACATTTAAACAAGGAAAAACAAATTTAATTATCGGCGAAAGCGGTTCCGGAAAAACGGTGTTGATGAAATGTATGGTGGGACTTCATAAAATCGATAAAGGCGAAGTTTTGTACAACAACCGCAGTTTTTTTGAGTTGCGTTTTGATGATAAAAAATCCATCCGTAAAGAAATAGGAATGCTTTTTCAAGGTGGCGCTTTGTTTGATTCGCAAACGGTAGAAGAAAATGTGGTGTTTCCACTTTCCATGTTTACAGATATGAGCGAATCTGAAAAACGTGATCGCGCCAATTTTTGTCTTTCCCGCGTCAATCTTGTGAATGCGAACAATCGTTATCCTTCTGAAATTAGCGGAGGAATGAAAAAACGTGTTGCCATTGCGCGTGCGATTGCGATGCAGCCAAAATATTTATTTTGCGATGAGCCCAATTCTGGCTTGGATCCGCGCACTTCCATCGTAATTGATAATTTGATAAAAGAAATTACGGAAGAATACAACATCACCACTATTGTGATTACGCACGACATGAATTCGGTGATGGAAATTGGCGATCACATTATGTTTATTTACCAAGGCGCCAAATGGTGGGAAGGCACCAACAAAGAAATTCTTTCGGCAACCAATCCCGAGTTGATTGATTTTGTGTACGCTTCCAAATTCATGAAAGAATTACGGAAATTATAG